Proteins encoded in a region of the Photobacterium angustum genome:
- a CDS encoding MATE family efflux transporter: MTYNKVTQGPIISTFFLFAFPALIALLAITTASLVDGIFVGKYLGPQALAAINILIPYITFMFALGLMVAIGGTVTAGKFIGEGNYKEANGIFTLSLISIFLFATLMAIISLFFNKSLFLFLGVDEQLAPLTQAYFQVISVVLIIQLTTMVLYYFVRADGFPTLATTALVLGSIVNIMLDVLFLGYFQWGIQSAAWATGIAQIIQLLVLCTFFTKKQRLIKFQLCYSSVKPYFRGLLNGISEYINEISVGIVIFTIHWLLMKEQGNTAISGFAVANYMLFISMMLFYGIIDALHILVSQNYGARNFTRINQFMLLATVTVISISTLLIVSALSVSDSITKLFIENTESDAYQLALSYIGVIWPCFIFSGINVLLSCYFTAMHCPLQSSIIALSRGLVLPVSLLLLFTNFIPSIPFLFALPIAELSTFIIALTLYLRFQHSIKHKSKLITI, from the coding sequence ATGACGTATAACAAGGTCACTCAAGGCCCTATCATTAGTACTTTTTTCCTGTTTGCTTTTCCTGCACTCATTGCATTACTTGCTATTACTACTGCAAGTTTGGTCGATGGGATCTTTGTAGGTAAATATCTGGGTCCTCAAGCTTTAGCTGCTATCAATATTCTTATTCCCTACATCACATTCATGTTTGCATTGGGTCTAATGGTGGCTATTGGTGGGACAGTTACTGCAGGAAAATTTATCGGAGAAGGAAACTATAAAGAGGCTAATGGTATTTTTACCTTATCGTTAATCTCTATTTTTTTATTCGCTACCTTGATGGCGATTATTAGTTTATTTTTCAATAAGAGTTTATTTTTATTTCTTGGTGTTGATGAACAATTAGCCCCCCTTACTCAAGCTTACTTCCAAGTAATATCAGTCGTGCTCATCATTCAACTAACCACGATGGTTTTATATTATTTTGTACGCGCAGATGGCTTTCCAACTCTAGCAACAACAGCTTTAGTCTTGGGCTCTATCGTTAATATTATGCTTGATGTTCTTTTTCTTGGCTATTTTCAGTGGGGAATTCAATCAGCCGCTTGGGCAACAGGTATAGCACAGATAATACAGCTATTAGTCCTCTGTACTTTTTTCACTAAGAAACAAAGATTGATTAAATTTCAGCTCTGTTATTCGAGCGTGAAGCCTTACTTCAGAGGGTTACTTAATGGGATTTCAGAATATATCAATGAAATTTCTGTAGGTATTGTTATTTTCACTATTCATTGGCTGTTGATGAAAGAGCAGGGCAATACCGCTATCTCAGGCTTCGCTGTCGCAAACTATATGTTATTTATTAGCATGATGCTGTTTTACGGCATTATCGATGCTCTTCATATACTGGTAAGCCAAAACTATGGAGCAAGAAATTTCACACGCATAAACCAATTCATGCTTTTAGCTACCGTTACCGTGATAAGTATTAGTACACTATTAATAGTAAGTGCGCTGTCTGTATCAGATTCAATAACGAAGCTTTTCATTGAAAATACAGAATCTGACGCCTATCAATTGGCATTAAGTTATATTGGCGTTATATGGCCCTGTTTTATCTTTAGCGGAATAAATGTCTTACTATCTTGTTATTTCACAGCGATGCATTGTCCTCTTCAATCATCTATTATCGCTTTATCAAGAGGGTTAGTTTTACCTGTATCACTACTTCTACTCTTCACAAATTTTATTCCAAGCATCCCGTTTCTTTTTGCTTTACCTATCGCAGAGTTAAGCACTTTTATTATTGCATTAACGCTTTACCTTCGTTTCCAACACAGCATAAAACACAAGTCTAAGCTGATAACTATATGA
- a CDS encoding IucA/IucC family protein: MMLTAKKIAEVASFQALFNCYLKECKQDSWYRVDAWMEKNELCCSPSCQWVIEINLPIEHVVIAVEVTYKTIVGRHAFGDIWLKNNDENWYTISEKEAAITLLDSFFEQKTMSLKKQELLIRLLESMSLMEYFLAENMTKNAPPSRCFIDAEQSLVFGHWQHPTPKSRQGMLDFHHQYYAPELKGEFALHYFNVARSLICQRSALSISAEEIIASSLETADLQISDEFIVLPMHPLQAQKLLHDPAILDLMTQGLIIDSGQHGCKFTATSSVRSLYSAHLSWMYKFSIPVKITNSLRVNKRHELDAGVVMAGLYRKTGFSCDYPSFNVVTDPAYVTVLLPEQEESGFETIIRENPFQAGQDQDVLTIAALTQDPLPNQASLLASIIVGLATKEHCSESHVAMRWFARYWDCAIDPMIRLYDEHGIALEAHQQNSVIQLETGYPSNYYFRDNQGFYLSKSYRSYLEGMEPESSRVHDLYFDDEMICERFTYYLMINHLFSIIGRLGADHIIDEALLLNFVKQRLTALHKSLLGGGKLFVEQLLTNKQWAMKANLLTRVHDVDELMVENEQAIYCYIDNPFITADTTNQKKEVSDAIA; the protein is encoded by the coding sequence ATGATGTTAACAGCAAAAAAAATAGCTGAAGTCGCTTCATTTCAGGCCCTCTTTAATTGTTACTTAAAAGAATGTAAGCAAGATTCATGGTACCGAGTTGATGCGTGGATGGAGAAAAATGAATTATGTTGTTCACCATCGTGTCAGTGGGTTATTGAAATAAACTTGCCTATAGAACATGTAGTTATTGCCGTTGAAGTGACTTATAAAACCATTGTTGGTCGCCATGCTTTTGGTGATATTTGGTTAAAAAATAATGATGAAAATTGGTATACCATCTCTGAAAAAGAAGCTGCAATTACGCTTTTAGATTCATTTTTTGAGCAAAAGACAATGTCACTGAAAAAACAGGAACTATTGATTCGCCTGTTAGAAAGTATGTCGCTCATGGAGTATTTCTTGGCGGAAAATATGACAAAAAATGCACCGCCTTCTCGTTGTTTTATTGATGCTGAACAGAGTTTAGTTTTTGGACATTGGCAACATCCGACGCCTAAAAGTCGTCAAGGGATGCTTGATTTTCATCATCAATATTATGCGCCTGAATTAAAAGGGGAGTTTGCACTTCATTACTTTAATGTTGCCCGCTCTTTGATTTGCCAGCGCTCAGCATTATCAATTTCAGCTGAAGAGATCATTGCTTCTTCTCTCGAAACCGCAGACTTACAAATTTCAGATGAGTTTATAGTATTGCCTATGCATCCGCTGCAAGCGCAAAAATTATTACATGATCCTGCTATTCTGGATTTAATGACTCAGGGGCTAATTATTGATAGCGGACAGCATGGTTGTAAGTTCACAGCAACGTCCTCTGTGAGATCGCTATACAGTGCGCATTTATCTTGGATGTATAAGTTTTCGATACCGGTAAAAATTACGAATTCTCTTAGGGTAAATAAACGTCATGAACTTGATGCTGGCGTAGTTATGGCTGGGTTGTATCGTAAGACAGGATTTAGTTGTGATTATCCTAGCTTTAATGTTGTGACAGATCCTGCATACGTCACCGTATTATTACCAGAGCAAGAAGAAAGTGGTTTTGAAACTATTATTCGAGAAAATCCATTTCAGGCGGGTCAAGATCAGGATGTTCTTACTATTGCAGCATTGACACAAGATCCGCTGCCAAATCAAGCATCGTTATTAGCCTCTATTATTGTTGGGTTGGCAACGAAAGAGCATTGCTCTGAATCTCATGTAGCGATGCGATGGTTTGCCCGTTATTGGGATTGTGCGATAGATCCTATGATCCGTTTGTATGATGAGCATGGCATTGCGTTAGAAGCACACCAACAAAATAGCGTTATTCAATTAGAGACTGGTTATCCATCGAATTATTATTTCCGAGATAACCAAGGTTTCTATTTATCAAAAAGCTATCGTAGTTATTTAGAAGGTATGGAGCCTGAATCTAGCCGTGTCCATGACTTGTATTTTGATGATGAAATGATCTGCGAGCGATTCACTTATTATTTAATGATCAACCATCTCTTTTCGATTATTGGTCGACTAGGCGCTGATCATATTATTGATGAAGCTTTATTACTGAATTTTGTTAAGCAACGGCTCACTGCATTACATAAATCATTACTGGGTGGCGGTAAATTATTTGTAGAGCAATTACTAACAAATAAGCAATGGGCAATGAAAGCGAATTTACTGACACGTGTTCACGATGTCGATGAATTAATGGTTGAGAACGAACAGGCGATTTATTGCTACATCGATAATCCATTTATAACAGCTGATACCACAAATCAGAAAAAGGAGGTATCAGATGCCATTGCCTAA